Proteins encoded together in one Rossellomorea sp. y25 window:
- a CDS encoding sugar ABC transporter permease: protein MEQKSYQTKHRKTALALSLIPGLGQMYHRQFLKGGFFLIMTAAFIFVFRDLIGYGLWGITTLGTDISYGDHSIFLMVYGILAIIVLIFGIGFYLFNLRDAYKNGEKRDRGEKLSTIREQYRNLVDNGFPYLIMSPGFLLLVFVVIFPIIFVILLAFTNYDLYHSPPAKLVDWVGIQNFVDIFKIDIWRETFITVLAWTLVWTFGATTLQVALGVFLAILVNQKDLKGKAIIRTVFILPWAIPAFVSILVFAGMFNESFGTINRDILGFFGIEGLPWMTEPMYTRIALIGIQAWLGFPFIFAMTTGVLQSIPDELYEAATVDGASAFQKFKNITLPLVLFATAPIIITQYTFNFNNFNVIYLFNGGGPALTGQNAGGTDILISWIYSLTMTSAQYSKAAAITLLLSIIVITVAIWQFKRTKSFQEEDMM from the coding sequence ATGGAGCAAAAATCCTATCAAACAAAACATAGAAAAACAGCACTGGCCCTTTCCCTAATCCCTGGATTAGGTCAGATGTATCATAGACAGTTTCTAAAAGGCGGATTCTTCCTGATCATGACAGCCGCTTTTATCTTTGTCTTTAGAGATTTGATCGGCTACGGATTATGGGGGATTACAACGCTTGGGACAGACATCTCATACGGAGATCATTCCATTTTCTTAATGGTATACGGCATCCTTGCAATCATCGTATTAATCTTCGGAATCGGATTCTACTTATTTAATCTTCGGGACGCATATAAAAACGGAGAAAAGAGAGACAGAGGAGAGAAGCTAAGTACGATTCGGGAACAGTACAGAAATTTAGTGGACAATGGCTTTCCATATCTCATTATGTCTCCTGGATTTTTATTACTCGTATTCGTAGTCATCTTCCCGATCATCTTTGTTATCTTACTGGCGTTTACAAACTATGATTTGTATCACTCACCACCGGCTAAATTAGTCGACTGGGTAGGAATTCAAAACTTTGTTGATATTTTCAAGATTGATATTTGGAGAGAAACATTCATTACCGTATTAGCTTGGACACTTGTTTGGACATTTGGTGCCACAACGCTTCAAGTTGCCTTGGGTGTATTCCTTGCCATCCTGGTCAATCAAAAGGATTTAAAAGGAAAAGCAATCATTCGTACCGTGTTCATCTTACCTTGGGCCATCCCGGCTTTCGTTTCCATACTGGTCTTCGCTGGTATGTTCAATGAATCTTTCGGAACGATTAACCGAGACATCTTAGGATTCTTTGGCATTGAAGGTTTACCATGGATGACTGAACCGATGTATACACGAATTGCCCTGATTGGTATTCAAGCCTGGTTAGGCTTCCCATTCATCTTTGCAATGACAACGGGAGTTCTTCAATCGATTCCTGATGAGCTTTATGAAGCAGCAACGGTTGACGGGGCATCAGCCTTCCAGAAGTTCAAGAACATAACTCTGCCGCTTGTGCTTTTTGCAACAGCACCAATCATCATTACGCAATACACATTTAACTTTAATAACTTTAACGTTATTTACTTATTCAATGGCGGAGGACCTGCCCTGACAGGACAAAATGCAGGTGGAACTGACATTCTGATTTCCTGGATCTACAGTTTGACTATGACATCCGCGCAGTATTCGAAAGCCGCTGCCATCACATTATTATTATCCATCATCGTTATTACAGTAGCGATCTGGCAGTTCAAGAGAACGAAATCATTCCAAGAAGAGGATATGATGTAA
- a CDS encoding sugar ABC transporter permease, with product MNMKRQKLIRLTFSYLAIGIMFAIILYPVAWIIGSSFNPGQSLSGSSIIPKNATLAHYKELFDLEQSNYMLWYWNSLKVSLSTMALTVLLVSLTAYSFSRYRFAGRKNGLMTFLILQMIPNFAALIAIFVLALLTDLLDTHIGLILVYVGGQIPMNTWLMKGYLDTIPKELDESAKMDGAGHLRIFFQIVMPLAKPIIAVVALFSFIAPFADFIIASILLRSETMYTLPVALYDMVAKQFGAEFTTFAAGSVLIAVPIALLFLFFQKYFVSGLTAGGTKG from the coding sequence ATGAATATGAAAAGACAGAAACTCATACGCTTAACATTTTCGTACCTGGCCATCGGAATAATGTTTGCCATCATTCTATACCCGGTTGCATGGATCATCGGTTCTTCCTTTAACCCAGGTCAAAGTTTATCCGGTTCATCCATTATTCCTAAGAATGCAACACTGGCACATTATAAGGAACTATTCGATCTGGAGCAAAGTAATTATATGCTTTGGTACTGGAACTCATTAAAAGTAAGTTTATCAACAATGGCACTTACTGTTTTACTGGTAAGTTTAACGGCTTACTCATTCTCACGTTACCGTTTCGCCGGACGTAAGAATGGATTAATGACATTCCTTATCCTACAAATGATTCCTAACTTTGCTGCATTGATTGCGATTTTCGTTTTAGCACTATTAACAGATCTATTGGATACTCATATTGGATTGATTCTTGTATACGTTGGTGGACAGATCCCAATGAATACATGGTTAATGAAAGGGTATCTGGATACGATTCCGAAAGAGCTTGATGAGTCAGCGAAAATGGACGGAGCGGGACATTTGCGTATCTTCTTCCAAATCGTCATGCCCCTTGCGAAACCGATCATTGCGGTAGTTGCACTGTTTTCATTCATTGCACCATTCGCGGACTTTATCATTGCAAGTATCTTGTTGCGTTCAGAAACAATGTATACATTACCGGTTGCCCTTTATGATATGGTAGCAAAACAATTTGGAGCAGAATTTACAACATTCGCTGCTGGATCTGTTTTAATTGCCGTACCAATTGCTCTATTATTCCTGTTCTTCCAGAAATACTTCGTTTCAGGATTGACGGCAGGGGGTACAAAAGGATAA
- a CDS encoding alpha-amylase family glycosyl hydrolase codes for MKRRVLSLILVPFLLFYALPVGAVEKEERRWQDETIYFLMVDRFNNGDTSNDVQVDTKDPKAYQGGDFQGVIDKLDYIKDMGFTAIWLTPVFDNQPLGYHGYWITDFYKTEEHFGSMETFKKLVDEAHKRDMKVMLDFVVNHVGAEHPWVNDPEKADWFHENQPMNFDNEESVQNAWLYDLPDLNTENPEVKNYLFDAAKWWIEETDIDGYRLDTVRHVPKEFWTEFSDEVKSVKEDFYLLGEVFDRDPQKIAKYNDVGIDGFVNFPQAEEMRSVFQKPDTSMDRLFNFWKYNETYYDDPYLMGTFIDNHDMERFTRLLVQEKIFPGTRWKLALTYMYTTPGVPIVYYGSEIAVDGGNDPDNRRFMNFRADEELIDYITQLGKIRQDYPALTRGTIDPIYEKDGMGIFKRAYGDQTLIIAINNTSESKKVQLSEEELAENSELKGLLTADLVRSDKDGNYTVVLDREEAEVYSLKQKSGLNYPYLLALGTVYVLFLLFIYLVWKRGRKKKQS; via the coding sequence ATGAAAAGAAGAGTATTATCTCTCATTTTAGTCCCGTTTCTTCTTTTTTACGCCCTTCCGGTAGGTGCAGTTGAAAAAGAAGAACGAAGATGGCAGGATGAGACCATTTATTTTCTAATGGTCGATCGCTTTAATAACGGGGATACGAGCAATGATGTACAAGTGGATACGAAGGACCCTAAAGCCTATCAGGGCGGGGATTTTCAAGGTGTGATCGATAAGCTGGATTATATTAAGGATATGGGATTCACCGCCATATGGCTGACTCCGGTCTTTGATAATCAACCGCTGGGTTATCATGGGTATTGGATTACAGATTTCTATAAGACAGAAGAACATTTCGGATCAATGGAAACGTTCAAAAAGCTGGTGGATGAAGCCCATAAGCGCGATATGAAAGTGATGTTGGACTTTGTTGTAAACCATGTCGGAGCCGAACACCCTTGGGTGAATGACCCTGAGAAAGCGGACTGGTTTCACGAAAATCAGCCGATGAACTTTGATAATGAAGAAAGCGTTCAAAATGCGTGGTTATATGATCTTCCCGATTTAAATACAGAAAATCCCGAAGTGAAAAACTACTTATTTGACGCCGCGAAATGGTGGATCGAAGAAACGGATATTGACGGCTATCGATTGGATACTGTTCGTCACGTACCCAAGGAATTCTGGACTGAATTCAGCGATGAGGTTAAGTCAGTCAAGGAAGATTTCTATCTTCTTGGTGAAGTGTTCGATCGTGATCCCCAGAAGATAGCGAAATACAATGATGTAGGCATTGATGGATTCGTTAACTTTCCTCAAGCAGAAGAAATGCGTTCTGTATTCCAAAAACCGGATACTTCGATGGATCGCTTATTTAACTTTTGGAAATACAACGAAACGTACTATGACGATCCCTATTTAATGGGAACTTTTATCGATAACCATGATATGGAACGTTTTACGAGACTGCTCGTTCAAGAGAAGATCTTCCCGGGTACCAGATGGAAGCTCGCTCTAACGTATATGTACACAACTCCCGGAGTTCCAATCGTTTATTATGGTTCGGAAATCGCTGTCGATGGTGGAAATGACCCGGATAATCGCCGCTTTATGAATTTCAGGGCAGATGAAGAATTAATCGATTATATCACTCAATTAGGAAAGATCCGTCAAGATTATCCTGCCCTGACCAGAGGGACCATTGACCCCATCTATGAAAAAGACGGGATGGGAATATTTAAGCGTGCTTACGGTGACCAAACACTCATAATCGCGATTAACAACACTAGTGAATCTAAAAAAGTTCAATTGAGTGAAGAAGAATTAGCGGAAAATAGTGAGCTGAAAGGGTTACTAACCGCAGACCTGGTTCGTAGTGATAAAGATGGAAATTATACAGTCGTACTTGATCGTGAAGAAGCAGAGGTTTATTCCCTTAAACAGAAGAGTGGATTGAACTATCCTTATCTATTAGCACTCGGCACGGTGTATGTCCTTTTCTTACTCTTTATTTATCTTGTATGGAAGCGTGGAAGAAAGAAAAAGCAGTCATAA
- a CDS encoding LacI family DNA-binding transcriptional regulator encodes MAVTIKDVAKLANVAPSTVSRVIANNPRISEKTKQKVREAMEQLGYHPNFIARSLANQSTQVLGLVLPGSASTFSQNPFFPTVLRGLSEGAQEKQYALQMSTGQSEEEIYEGVVQMVQGGRVDGIILLYSKVEDKVMNYLKDRDFPFVVVGKPYKYCEEITHVDNDNYRATKEVTDYLLKLGHECIGFIGGDLNLVVTVERLLGYEKALRDAGIEMKDEYIIHEEFLREGGREAINELMQLNDPPTALVVADDLMALGVLNTLDEMGIRVPEDISIVSFNNVLLAEMSRPPLTSVDINIFNLGNEAAKSLIQKIENPKEPIKRIIVPHQLVTRYSCSERKVKS; translated from the coding sequence ATGGCGGTCACCATAAAGGATGTTGCAAAGCTTGCAAACGTAGCTCCATCTACGGTTTCACGTGTTATTGCAAATAATCCAAGAATCAGCGAGAAAACAAAGCAAAAAGTAAGAGAAGCGATGGAGCAATTAGGATATCATCCTAACTTCATTGCAAGGAGCTTGGCGAATCAATCAACTCAAGTATTGGGTCTTGTATTACCGGGTTCAGCTAGTACTTTTTCACAAAACCCATTCTTTCCAACAGTTTTACGAGGACTAAGTGAAGGGGCACAGGAAAAACAATACGCACTTCAAATGTCCACAGGTCAATCTGAAGAAGAAATTTACGAAGGTGTCGTCCAAATGGTTCAAGGGGGAAGAGTAGACGGTATCATCCTTCTATACTCGAAAGTTGAAGATAAGGTGATGAACTACTTAAAGGATCGCGACTTTCCCTTTGTTGTTGTAGGTAAGCCTTACAAGTATTGTGAAGAAATCACCCATGTAGACAATGATAATTACAGAGCAACGAAGGAAGTGACCGATTATCTCCTGAAGCTGGGTCATGAATGTATCGGGTTTATCGGGGGGGACCTCAATCTTGTTGTAACCGTTGAGCGTCTATTAGGTTATGAGAAGGCTTTGCGGGATGCTGGAATTGAAATGAAGGACGAGTATATCATTCATGAAGAATTTCTCCGTGAAGGAGGGCGTGAAGCCATTAATGAGCTGATGCAATTAAACGATCCTCCAACGGCTCTGGTAGTGGCCGATGACTTAATGGCATTAGGCGTACTGAACACACTGGATGAAATGGGCATCCGTGTGCCTGAAGATATCTCCATTGTCAGCTTCAACAATGTACTGCTGGCCGAAATGTCCCGTCCACCGCTTACATCAGTGGATATCAATATATTTAATCTTGGTAACGAAGCGGCTAAAAGTCTTATTCAAAAGATTGAAAACCCGAAAGAGCCGATCAAGAGAATCATCGTTCCACATCAGCTCGTTACAAGATACTCTTGCAGTGAGCGAAAAGTGAAATCATAA
- a CDS encoding SDR family oxidoreductase, with product MSQQQNQKQTFPPQHQDHQPGTVDEMNPQPIHTDQNYKGSGKLDGKVALITGGDSGIGRSVAWYFAREGAHVAISYLDEHEDANKTKELVEAEGVRCILLSGDIGSSTFCKDIVNKTISEFGKLDILVNNAAEQHPQQGLTDISDEQLERTFKTNVFSMFYLTRAALPHLKKGASIINTASITAYKGNKDLIDYSSTKGAIVSFTRSLAENIASDGIRVNGVAPGPIWTPLIPSTFSSQKVSQFGANTPLGRAGQPYELGPAYVYLASEDSSYVSGQMIHINGGTVING from the coding sequence TTGTCACAACAACAAAACCAGAAGCAAACGTTTCCCCCACAGCATCAGGATCATCAGCCGGGTACTGTGGATGAGATGAACCCCCAACCGATTCATACGGATCAAAATTATAAAGGCAGTGGGAAGTTAGACGGGAAGGTCGCTCTCATTACCGGAGGAGACAGCGGGATCGGACGATCGGTCGCCTGGTATTTTGCCAGGGAAGGCGCCCATGTTGCCATTTCGTATTTAGATGAACATGAAGATGCGAATAAAACAAAGGAATTAGTGGAAGCTGAAGGCGTAAGATGTATCCTGCTGTCAGGTGATATCGGAAGCTCGACATTTTGTAAAGACATCGTGAACAAAACGATTTCAGAGTTCGGGAAGCTTGATATCCTTGTGAATAATGCCGCTGAACAGCATCCTCAACAAGGACTGACGGATATAAGTGACGAGCAGTTGGAGCGTACCTTTAAAACGAATGTGTTCTCTATGTTCTACTTAACAAGAGCAGCATTGCCTCATCTAAAAAAGGGGGCTTCCATCATTAACACGGCTTCCATCACAGCTTATAAAGGGAATAAGGATTTGATTGATTACTCTTCTACAAAGGGTGCCATTGTAAGTTTCACGAGATCCCTTGCAGAAAACATTGCATCTGATGGAATCAGGGTAAACGGCGTGGCACCTGGCCCGATTTGGACTCCGCTGATTCCGTCCACCTTCAGCTCTCAAAAGGTATCCCAATTTGGAGCGAATACTCCACTCGGACGTGCTGGACAGCCTTATGAATTAGGACCTGCATACGTATACTTAGCAAGCGAAGATTCAAGTTACGTATCAGGACAGATGATTCATATTAATGGCGGGACGGTTATTAACGGATAA
- a CDS encoding CoA-disulfide reductase, with protein MKKKVIIIGAVGGGATTASQIRKLDSEIEIILLEKTSYLSYGACGMPYYLGDVIKDRESLFAATPEKLHTKKNIDVRMHHEAMKIDRDKKSLLVRDHDKNQDYEEAYDYLVIATGASPFIPDIPGLDKIPAFHLRTVEDMDRIKQFVETSNPKVCTIIGGGYIGVEMSENFTHLGMKVNLVERSEHVISVIDEETAIKLQEHITDQGVNLYTKDGLKEVLPECTLKLDSGETFQSDFILLSVGVKPNNLLAKEAGLSTGESGGVVSNEFMQTDDPSIYAVGDVVESIDFIDGSPKQVPLAWPAHRQAYIIARHLSGNPVPFKGMLGTAIAKVFDLSIASTGLGEKELNEKGYSYKTSVHKGKSHAGYYPGAHDVYVRVHFCPDTGKIFGGNVVGGEGIDKQIDVLATAIYGGLTITDLQELETCYAPPFSSPKGLLNMIGYKGAGLMEKK; from the coding sequence ATGAAGAAAAAAGTCATCATCATAGGGGCGGTCGGCGGCGGTGCCACCACTGCATCACAAATTAGAAAACTGGATAGTGAAATAGAGATCATTCTCCTTGAAAAGACATCCTATCTTTCATACGGGGCATGTGGAATGCCTTATTACCTGGGTGACGTCATTAAAGACCGAGAAAGTCTTTTTGCAGCCACCCCTGAAAAATTACATACGAAAAAAAACATCGATGTCCGCATGCATCATGAGGCGATGAAAATTGATCGGGATAAAAAATCTTTACTGGTGAGGGATCATGACAAAAACCAGGATTACGAAGAAGCATATGATTACCTCGTGATCGCAACAGGGGCTTCCCCCTTTATCCCTGACATACCGGGACTTGATAAAATCCCGGCTTTCCATCTCAGAACCGTTGAAGACATGGACAGGATCAAACAATTCGTTGAAACCTCAAATCCAAAAGTCTGTACCATTATCGGCGGGGGTTACATAGGAGTTGAAATGTCCGAGAACTTCACTCATTTAGGGATGAAAGTCAACCTGGTTGAAAGATCGGAACATGTGATCAGTGTAATCGATGAAGAAACCGCCATCAAACTGCAAGAGCATATCACAGATCAAGGTGTGAATTTGTACACGAAGGATGGACTGAAAGAGGTACTGCCGGAGTGTACCCTGAAACTGGATAGCGGAGAGACGTTTCAGTCTGACTTCATTCTTCTTTCGGTAGGCGTAAAGCCTAATAACCTTCTTGCTAAAGAAGCCGGTTTATCTACAGGAGAGTCAGGTGGTGTCGTCAGTAATGAGTTTATGCAAACAGACGACCCTTCCATTTATGCAGTCGGGGATGTGGTAGAGTCCATCGATTTTATTGACGGGTCCCCTAAGCAGGTTCCCCTTGCATGGCCTGCCCATCGACAAGCTTACATTATCGCAAGACACCTATCAGGAAACCCTGTACCTTTCAAGGGCATGCTTGGTACTGCTATTGCGAAGGTATTCGACCTTTCCATTGCCTCCACAGGATTAGGCGAGAAAGAATTAAATGAAAAGGGCTATTCGTATAAAACATCCGTGCATAAAGGAAAGTCACATGCAGGCTACTACCCCGGTGCTCATGATGTGTATGTGAGAGTCCATTTTTGTCCTGACACCGGAAAGATCTTTGGAGGAAATGTTGTGGGCGGCGAAGGGATAGACAAGCAAATCGACGTTCTTGCTACTGCCATTTATGGAGGCCTGACCATTACCGATCTCCAGGAACTTGAAACATGCTATGCCCCTCCCTTCTCTTCTCCAAAAGGGTTGTTGAATATGATTGGGTATAAGGGTGCCGGGTTAATGGAAAAGAAATAA
- a CDS encoding YajQ family cyclic di-GMP-binding protein: protein MAKESSFDIVSKVDMSEVSNAIQIALKEVQTRYDFKGSKSDIKLDGEEIVLVSDDEFKMNQLKDVLLSKLIKRNVPVKNLDYSKLEGASGGTVRQRAKLVQGIDKENAKKINTIIKNSGVKVKSQVQDDQVRVTGKSKDDLQKIIAAIREADLSIDVQYVNFR from the coding sequence ATGGCGAAGGAAAGTTCATTTGATATTGTATCGAAAGTGGATATGTCTGAAGTGAGTAATGCGATTCAAATTGCGTTGAAGGAAGTTCAAACACGTTATGACTTTAAAGGAAGTAAGAGTGATATTAAATTAGATGGAGAGGAAATCGTCCTCGTTTCTGATGATGAATTCAAAATGAATCAGTTGAAGGATGTTCTTCTCAGCAAACTCATCAAGCGTAATGTTCCTGTTAAGAATCTTGACTACAGCAAGCTTGAAGGGGCTTCAGGCGGGACCGTTCGTCAGCGTGCGAAACTCGTTCAAGGAATCGATAAAGAAAATGCGAAAAAAATCAACACCATTATCAAGAACTCCGGCGTAAAGGTGAAGAGTCAGGTTCAGGATGATCAAGTACGCGTCACTGGAAAAAGTAAGGATGATCTTCAAAAAATCATCGCTGCGATCCGTGAAGCAGACCTTTCAATTGATGTGCAGTACGTAAACTTCCGTTAA
- a CDS encoding DUF3941 domain-containing protein — MPHTSDNEKKAKDNNALRQEKNKIKEVNRKAGKNQYSKKTDHL, encoded by the coding sequence ATGCCACATACATCTGATAACGAAAAAAAGGCCAAGGATAACAACGCCCTGCGCCAGGAGAAGAATAAAATCAAAGAAGTGAACCGTAAAGCCGGGAAGAATCAGTATTCTAAGAAAACGGATCATTTGTAA
- a CDS encoding DegV family protein, with protein MTVKLFADSASDLPASYFNQHNIELLPLKVHIDGQDYEDLVTIEPKTVFNKIREGHMPKTSQVSPDLFLKKFTELAEANQPGVYIAFSSQLSGTYQTAVMIRDQVKEEHPSLDLTIIDSKCASLGYGLVVMKAALLLQEGRSKEEIIKASRFHSEHMEHLFTVEDLEYLAKGGRVSKASAFLGGLLNIKPLLHVEDGKLVPIEKLRGKKKLLKRILDLMEERGEDLSNQVIAISHGDDEELALEMKKLIQEKFSPKDVYISIIGCAIGSHTGTGTLAIFFLNEHS; from the coding sequence ATGACAGTAAAATTATTTGCTGATAGTGCAAGCGACCTTCCTGCTTCATATTTCAACCAACACAACATAGAGCTTTTGCCACTGAAAGTACATATTGATGGTCAAGATTATGAAGACTTGGTCACCATCGAGCCGAAAACCGTATTCAATAAAATCAGAGAAGGACATATGCCTAAAACGTCGCAAGTATCACCTGATCTTTTCCTGAAGAAGTTCACAGAGCTTGCAGAAGCCAATCAACCCGGTGTTTACATTGCCTTTTCCTCACAATTGTCAGGGACGTATCAAACCGCTGTCATGATTCGTGATCAGGTGAAAGAAGAGCACCCTTCTCTTGATTTGACCATCATCGATTCAAAATGCGCTTCCCTTGGCTACGGCTTGGTCGTAATGAAAGCCGCTTTACTTCTTCAGGAGGGAAGAAGTAAAGAAGAGATTATCAAAGCCTCCCGATTCCATTCAGAGCATATGGAACACCTATTTACCGTAGAAGATCTTGAATACCTTGCCAAAGGCGGAAGAGTTTCAAAGGCATCAGCTTTTCTTGGGGGACTGTTAAACATTAAGCCTCTTCTACATGTTGAAGACGGAAAGCTCGTCCCGATTGAAAAATTGCGTGGAAAGAAGAAACTTCTTAAACGAATTCTTGACTTAATGGAAGAACGCGGTGAAGATCTCTCAAACCAGGTCATCGCCATCAGTCATGGTGACGACGAAGAGCTTGCCCTTGAAATGAAAAAGCTCATTCAAGAAAAATTTTCACCAAAAGATGTATATATCAGTATTATTGGATGTGCCATAGGTTCTCATACAGGCACAGGCACCCTAGCCATATTTTTCTTAAACGAACACTCATAA
- a CDS encoding YitT family protein — protein sequence MSRNHVQLEAKKFFVVLVGAVLGAIAMNFFLIPANVYASGFTGLAQLLSSVLKEFAPFNISTGILLFILNIPVTILGWLKVGRSFTVYSFISVFLTSLFLEVIPVIKLSPDILLNAVFGGVIAAVGVGITLKWGASTGGMDIIAMILSRMKDKPVGTYFFLMNAVIITSAGFLYGWEKALYTLVTLYASTRVIDAIHTRHEKLTAMIVTKKSNELREAIHSKLVRGITTLPAKGAFSGEDKEMLIIVISRYELYELEHTIKDVDPNAFTNIVQTTGIFGFFRKD from the coding sequence ATGTCGAGAAATCATGTTCAGTTAGAAGCGAAGAAGTTTTTCGTAGTGTTAGTAGGGGCAGTGCTGGGGGCCATTGCCATGAATTTTTTCCTGATACCGGCAAATGTTTATGCAAGTGGTTTTACAGGATTGGCTCAGTTATTATCAAGTGTGTTAAAAGAATTTGCGCCATTCAATATTTCAACAGGTATTTTATTATTTATCTTAAATATTCCTGTAACGATTCTGGGGTGGCTTAAGGTTGGCCGTTCCTTTACCGTATATAGCTTCATTTCTGTATTTCTGACGTCCTTATTCCTGGAAGTGATCCCTGTAATTAAATTATCGCCCGATATCCTGCTAAACGCCGTCTTTGGAGGGGTCATTGCCGCGGTGGGAGTTGGAATCACGTTGAAATGGGGTGCATCCACTGGAGGTATGGACATTATCGCCATGATTCTTTCCAGAATGAAAGATAAGCCCGTAGGAACCTATTTCTTTCTTATGAATGCGGTTATTATAACTTCTGCAGGATTTCTTTATGGATGGGAGAAAGCGTTATACACGTTGGTCACGTTGTATGCTTCAACGCGTGTCATTGATGCCATCCATACACGACATGAGAAATTGACAGCGATGATTGTGACAAAGAAATCCAATGAATTAAGAGAAGCCATCCATTCGAAGCTTGTCAGGGGAATTACGACCCTGCCTGCAAAAGGGGCATTTTCCGGTGAAGACAAGGAAATGCTGATAATCGTCATTTCACGCTATGAACTGTATGAGCTTGAACATACCATTAAAGATGTAGATCCTAATGCATTTACCAATATCGTGCAAACGACAGGGATATTCGGTTTCTTTAGAAAAGATTAG
- a CDS encoding BsuPI-related putative proteinase inhibitor — MKAVVYILISSLMLFCFPSTMKAEKVPLIFTVTAVPGEEGAQIQLLLYNNSEGDKNITFNTSQIFDFTIKNNAGKVVYQYSRGKSFLQALQTISLKKGETKIWKEIWDYKQEGKRVPEGKYTIVAWLMGEDISGFDHPLRAEYSFKVPEENPSFRGVKVREVKGRFTIQGQARVSDGSFYYYVEDGHRVLLKETLFKVNKEAPNWTEFTIILPQMTGGKDKFFLSLYERDNEDGKILHRYVVSLP; from the coding sequence TTGAAGGCAGTTGTTTATATACTTATAAGTTCTTTAATGCTCTTTTGTTTCCCTTCTACCATGAAAGCTGAGAAGGTACCGCTGATCTTTACTGTAACAGCTGTTCCGGGAGAAGAAGGAGCTCAGATCCAGCTCCTTCTTTATAATAATAGTGAAGGGGATAAGAACATCACCTTTAACACGAGTCAAATATTTGACTTTACAATCAAAAATAATGCGGGAAAAGTGGTCTATCAGTACAGCCGGGGTAAATCATTCCTTCAAGCGCTTCAAACCATTTCTTTGAAGAAGGGTGAAACGAAGATCTGGAAAGAAATTTGGGATTACAAGCAGGAAGGAAAACGTGTCCCAGAAGGGAAATATACGATTGTAGCATGGCTGATGGGGGAGGATATAAGTGGTTTTGATCATCCCCTGCGGGCTGAGTATTCATTCAAAGTTCCTGAAGAAAACCCATCTTTCAGGGGAGTGAAGGTACGAGAGGTGAAAGGGCGGTTTACCATCCAGGGACAAGCGCGGGTGTCTGATGGGAGTTTTTATTACTATGTGGAGGATGGACATAGAGTACTTCTTAAAGAAACCTTATTCAAGGTTAATAAAGAAGCGCCTAACTGGACCGAATTTACCATCATACTCCCCCAGATGACAGGGGGTAAAGACAAGTTCTTCTTAAGTCTTTATGAACGGGATAATGAAGATGGGAAGATTCTTCACCGATATGTCGTATCCCTTCCATAA
- a CDS encoding DUF3813 domain-containing protein codes for MSNPLFQQARNAVHSAQQACSTGENAQMSIDKAKNALSSAYANSNVEEQKQLHALQDELNRLS; via the coding sequence ATGAGTAATCCATTATTCCAACAGGCCCGTAACGCGGTTCATTCTGCCCAACAAGCATGCAGTACGGGAGAAAACGCTCAAATGTCCATTGATAAAGCGAAAAACGCGTTGTCATCTGCTTACGCTAACTCAAATGTCGAAGAACAAAAGCAGCTTCACGCTCTTCAAGATGAGTTAAACCGCCTGTCATAA